The region TAAATAAATCCCACTCCCCTTTGCTCCAGCACAGATTGCACCTGGTTGAGCGAAAGCTGAGTCCAATCAACGCCCAACCCTTGCCAAAACAGAATCAGCGGGTCACCTTCTTTGGTAGGCATGCGATCGCCCCCATGCATCAACACGGGTTGCCCGGCTGTGGCCAAAACTAATGCAGTCAACGGCATGATTGGTGCAGTGCGAGTTCGCCCATCATAGGGAATACCGAAAACTAGCACTGGTTCCGTTGCGAGCGCCGTCAGCAGCGGTCCCAATTCTTCATAAGCATCTAGCATTCCTGCCAGCTCTTCGCCTGTGGGTCGTCGAATACGATGAGCAATCATGAACGCTCCAATCTGAGCCGGAGTTGCCTCTTGCAACAGCATCAACCGAGTTGCCAATGCGGCTTCCTGGCGAGTTAGACTTTCTCCCGTGTGGGGACCGCTGCCAATTTTGCGGAGTAGGTTTCTAAACGCATGGCTCATAGGGAATTCTCAGTTCACTATCAATTAACCGTCAATACTGACAGGAGATAAGGGCAACGTCGTAACACTTTTGGGCAGCAGATCAACCACCAACTTATAAAAGTGCTGAATTGGAGGAATTTGCAGGCGATCGCGCGTTGTTACCATCACCACCTGACGAGTTAAGGGAGGATCAGATAGTACATCAGTTGCTGAGCCTTTCACCGAAATTGTGTCAGGTTCAATCGAGCGAATTGCCAGACTAGGATCTCGATAGGCATCAACCAGTGCCGTTTCAGGCAGCAATGCAACTAATTCCCCCTGACGTACCACACCCCGAAAGGCATCCGGTGTATTCAACTCCAACACCGCCTTCAATGCAGTACCCCGCCGCTCAAACTGCTCCTGCACAATCCGTTGCATACCATAGCCGTCTTTGAACACGACTTGCGGATATTGAGCCAGTTCTTCCCAGGGAATTGCCTCAAACTTGGCGAGTGGGTGATCTGCAGCGATTAATACTCGAATCGGTTCCTTATAAAGCACCTGAACAATCATTTCCGAACCAGTGGTCAAAAAGCGATTGTTCATGACAATTGCCAGATCCACTAACCCATCTTTTAGCACTTTCAATGAGCGATCGCTACCTAATGCCGTTACTCGCAACTGTACATCAGGATAATCGCGACAGAACTGTTGCAGAACAGGTGGCAGATGGTAAGAACAGATTGAATGAATCGCTGCCACACACAATTCTGGCTGCTTGCCACTCATTAAATCGTTCACATCCTGAACCGCTGTTTGCCATTCCTGACAAATTCTTCGAGCACGAGGTAGCAAGCGATCGCCCGCAACCGTCAGCGTTACTTGCACAGAGCGATGAAACACAGGTGTACCCAAATCTGCTTCAAGCGCCTGAATTTGTCGGCTAATTGCCGATTGGGTCACGCCACACTTTTGAGCGGCCTTCTGAAAACTGCCCGTTTCCGCAACCGCCAGAAACGCCTGTAATTGTTCTAAACGCATGAGGATGAGTGGTGTAGCTTAGGTCACATTTTCCAGCTTGAAGTGACCTTATCGGATTCTCACTAACCACTTCCGTAGGAGTTGATACAGCTTATTCGAGAGATAGCTGTAGCAATAAAATTTTTAGAGGATAAAAACGGTCATGAATCATGGGGTAGAGAAGATGGAGATGAGGAATTGAGGAGTTGGAGAATTTTGAATTTTGAATGGCTCCCCTAACTCCCGATCTCCTTATACTCTCTGACTTCCCCCACCTCAACTAACGAAACTTATTGGGATTCAACCGCCGACCAGGAGTCGTAGCCCGTCCTTTCTGAAGATATTGAGCAGTTCCCCCATCAGCACGATCCAGGAACGGACGCAGATCGATGGTGTTGGAATAGGATTGTCCAATGCTGGAGCGTCCACCTCCAGGTAAACCGATACCCAGCCAGCGTGCCGCTTCACCCAACATTCCGCTCTGCCGTCCACTAACAAAGGTGTTGACACCCTGGGTTGGTTGCCCACTATCGGCAATGGTGAGATTCTGGAAGACGCGGTCACGAGTAGCGATCGGATCTTGACCCCGTGGTACCGTCATCACAATCCGACATCCTGGCACTCGTTGCGTCGTCACACATACTATGTTGTAGCCATTTTCTACAGCCGTTTGCATCTCTAACAGCCCATCTGGGCGGTAAGACTCTAACCGACGACTAATCTCATAACAACGTCTTGCCGGATCCCAACCGCCCCCCATAGCACTAGGAATAGCCCATGGGTACATCTGTCTTGGTTGGCTTTCAGGCTGATACATAACCGTGTATTGACCATTGTTTATCTGGCAAGAAAACCGAGTTCCGGAGAGGTTAGAACCCGATGGAGATGGCTGAGTGCCAGATTCAGGCTCCACAATCACATCACTGGAATCATCTGAAGGGAAGCGATCTTGAGGTGAAACTTGAGCATACGCTGGTAAGGAGATCAGACTGAACAAAATCCCCAATCCAACGACTGTTTTTTGAATTGGAGAAAAATGCAGTCCAGATGTTGAAGCAAATGTCCGATGTGCCATACCGTAGCCCTTCCTTTGGTGAATAAATGAGGTAGCGCGATCTAAGCAATCCTTTAGCTCTTGAAAGACGACACCTTATCAATAAGGTTCCCGAATTAAGACGCACAAGACCCTAACCCGAGATGGAGTGAAAGCGCTACTCGTGAGAAACAGGCGTTTCAGTCAATCGCCACATAAAACCAACTGTTCGCTCAAAACTTCTATTCACCAGCGATCGCTTAGAAAAAACCAGATTGGATTTTGTGAGCAGGTTTAACAAAACTTTGTTGCGATCCAGAGGTATCGTATACTACGCGTTGGTGGCTAAAGGAGTTGAGATAGATGATGTCGGAGGCAGCCAAGCCCCTGACGGCACCACGGGAACTGATGGGTCCGCCAGAAGACTTTTTCAATCCCACATTATTGATGTTTTTGTCGTCGGTCATTATTGCGACCATTTCCACAATTGGGTATTTCTGTTGGCACTGGATTGACTGGTGCTGCTTTCTGCTGAATGTACTGGCACTCCACCTGGTAGGAACAGTGATTCACGATGCTTGCCACAATGCTGCCCATCGCAACCGCATAATCAATGCCATATTAGGGCACGGCAGCGCGCTGATGCTGGGATTTTCTTTTCCAGTATTCACACGAGTACACATGCAGCATCACGCTAACGTGAACGATCCTGAAAACGACCCAGACCATATTGTCTCGACCTTTGGTCCCTTATGGCTGATTAATGCTCGTTTCTTTTATCACGAAATCTTCTTTTTCCAGCGTCGCCTCTGGCGCAAATATGAACTCTTGGAGTGGTTGATTGGACGAGCACTAGTCGCAACGATTGTCTACCTGGGTGTTCGTTATGATTTTCTAGGCTATATCTTCAACTTTTGGTTTGTTCCCCTGGCAGTTGTCGGGTTAGCATTGGGCTTATTTTTCGACTATCTGCCCCATCGCCCTTTTCAAGAACGCGATCGCTGGCTCAACGCTCGTGTTTATCCCAACCCCATCTTAAATCTACTGATTGGTGGACAAAACTACCACTTGGTTCATCATCTCTGGCCCACTATTCCCTGGTATCGATATGAAGCAGCATACTACCAGATGAAATCATTGCTTGATCAAAAAGGGTGCCATCAATCGTTAGGGCTATTGCAATCTCCCAAAGACTTTTTCGGCTTTCTCTACGACATCTTACTAGGAATTCGCTTTAATGCGTTTCATTCAACAACCTCTTTTTCTCAAGCGGCTGAAAAACGGTTACCTGAAGCGATCAACCCTGTACCGAAACTGACGCAAACCTCTTGCAAATCCGAAACTGCTGTCGATGAGGAAAACTCTCCAATCAAAGTCATTTCGGAAGAATAACTAACACCACATCCAACTCAAATATTTTGTTTGAAAAATATTTTGTTTAAAACTGTTCGACTTGGGAAGGATATTCTGGGAAGAACGTTGGTTGAGGCAACCCCTTGCAGTAAAATATGACGGTTGTGCGCTGCGACACGAACCTTGATTGAGCGGTATACCTTGCCCGAAATGGGCGAACTTTGGACAGAAACCTACAAGCTAAAGACCTGGCTTCAGGTAGAGATAGCGGTTTGTGAAGCTCAGGCAGAACTGGGCTATATTCCGGCGGAAGCAGTTGAAGAAATTAAGGCGAAGGCGAATTTTGATCCCCAGCGAGTGCTGGAGATTGAGAAAGAGGTGAAGCATGATGTCATTGCTTTTTTGACGAACGTGAATGAATATGTGGGCGATGCTGGACGCTATATTCATCTAGGCATGACCAGTTCCGATATGTTGGATACGGCATTGTCATTGCAGATGGTTGCCAGTCTAGACGTGATCTTGACGTGGGTAGAAGCGCTGATTCAAGCAATTCGCTATCAGGCACAGCAACATCGCGACACGGTGATGATTGGACGATCGCACGGAATCCATGCTGAACCGATGACCTTTGGCTTTAAGCTGGCTGGCTGGCTGGCTGAAGTGCTGCGGCATCGAGAGCGCCTGACCCACCTGCACAACGAAATTGCTGTGGGTAAAATCTCTGGAGCCGTGGGCACCTACGCCAATATAGATCCGAAGATTGAAGCGATCGCCTGTCAGAACTTGGGCTTAAGACCCGACTGTGCTTCAACCCAGGTGATTTCCCGCGATCGTCACGCCAACTTTCTCAACCATCTGGCATTATTAGCAGCCTCGATCGAACGCTTTGCCGTCGAGATTCGTAACCTGCAACGTACCGATGTCCTGGAAGTAGAAGAATTCTTCTCGAAAGGACAAAAAGGCTCCTCCGCCATGCCCCACAAACGCAACCCAATTCGCTCCGAACGCTTAACTGGGATGGCACGGATGATTCGCGGTTACGCCATGACAGGACTAGAAAACGTTGCCCTCTGGCATGAACGAGATATTTCCCACAGTTCTGTCGAGCGGGTGATGTTACCCGATGCCTGCATCCTGACTCACTTCATGCTGGTAGAAACCACCGACCTGGTGAAAAATCTGCTGGTCTACCCCAACAATATGCAGCGCAACATGAATATTTACGGTGGCGTAGTGTTTAGCCAACGAGTGATGCTGGCATTAGTTGAAAAAGGCTTAAAGCGCGAAGAGGCATATGCGATCGTGCAATCCTGCGCTCATACAGCCTGGAATCAACCAGATGGCAACTTCCGTGCCTTAATTGAACATGATGCTCAGGTGCTTAAATACCT is a window of Leptolyngbyaceae cyanobacterium JSC-12 DNA encoding:
- a CDS encoding transcriptional regulator (IMG reference gene:2510093947~PFAM: LysR substrate binding domain; Bacterial regulatory helix-turn-helix protein, lysR family); its protein translation is MRLEQLQAFLAVAETGSFQKAAQKCGVTQSAISRQIQALEADLGTPVFHRSVQVTLTVAGDRLLPRARRICQEWQTAVQDVNDLMSGKQPELCVAAIHSICSYHLPPVLQQFCRDYPDVQLRVTALGSDRSLKVLKDGLVDLAIVMNNRFLTTGSEMIVQVLYKEPIRVLIAADHPLAKFEAIPWEELAQYPQVVFKDGYGMQRIVQEQFERRGTALKAVLELNTPDAFRGVVRQGELVALLPETALVDAYRDPSLAIRSIEPDTISVKGSATDVLSDPPLTRQVVMVTTRDRLQIPPIQHFYKLVVDLLPKSVTTLPLSPVSIDG
- a CDS encoding hypothetical protein (IMG reference gene:2510093948); protein product: MAHRTFASTSGLHFSPIQKTVVGLGILFSLISLPAYAQVSPQDRFPSDDSSDVIVEPESGTQPSPSGSNLSGTRFSCQINNGQYTVMYQPESQPRQMYPWAIPSAMGGGWDPARRCYEISRRLESYRPDGLLEMQTAVENGYNIVCVTTQRVPGCRIVMTVPRGQDPIATRDRVFQNLTIADSGQPTQGVNTFVSGRQSGMLGEAARWLGIGLPGGGRSSIGQSYSNTIDLRPFLDRADGGTAQYLQKGRATTPGRRLNPNKFR
- a CDS encoding fatty acid desaturase (IMG reference gene:2510093949~PFAM: Fatty acid desaturase), which gives rise to MMSEAAKPLTAPRELMGPPEDFFNPTLLMFLSSVIIATISTIGYFCWHWIDWCCFLLNVLALHLVGTVIHDACHNAAHRNRIINAILGHGSALMLGFSFPVFTRVHMQHHANVNDPENDPDHIVSTFGPLWLINARFFYHEIFFFQRRLWRKYELLEWLIGRALVATIVYLGVRYDFLGYIFNFWFVPLAVVGLALGLFFDYLPHRPFQERDRWLNARVYPNPILNLLIGGQNYHLVHHLWPTIPWYRYEAAYYQMKSLLDQKGCHQSLGLLQSPKDFFGFLYDILLGIRFNAFHSTTSFSQAAEKRLPEAINPVPKLTQTSCKSETAVDEENSPIKVISEE
- a CDS encoding adenylosuccinate lyase (IMG reference gene:2510093950~PFAM: Lyase; Adenylosuccinate lyase C-terminus~TIGRFAM: adenylosuccinate lyase); the protein is MGELWTETYKLKTWLQVEIAVCEAQAELGYIPAEAVEEIKAKANFDPQRVLEIEKEVKHDVIAFLTNVNEYVGDAGRYIHLGMTSSDMLDTALSLQMVASLDVILTWVEALIQAIRYQAQQHRDTVMIGRSHGIHAEPMTFGFKLAGWLAEVLRHRERLTHLHNEIAVGKISGAVGTYANIDPKIEAIACQNLGLRPDCASTQVISRDRHANFLNHLALLAASIERFAVEIRNLQRTDVLEVEEFFSKGQKGSSAMPHKRNPIRSERLTGMARMIRGYAMTGLENVALWHERDISHSSVERVMLPDACILTHFMLVETTDLVKNLLVYPNNMQRNMNIYGGVVFSQRVMLALVEKGLKREEAYAIVQSCAHTAWNQPDGNFRALIEHDAQVLKYLSAEEISACFDPSYHLRHLDQVYQRLGI